CAACTTCACGTTTAAACAGTTCTAAGTTCTCGCTGCCTTCATGAACCGAGAAAAACATTTCACTGTCCAATGCCACAATACAAAACTCCATTGAATGATGCGCATTAAAGATCGGTAGACCCACTGCATTAATCCCGACCAGAAGATCACCCTGAGCAATCGACATACCGTGTTGCAGAACATTTTCTTTTAATACTAAGAACTCATCCCAATCGGTCGGTTTAATCGGGTAATGGTTATGAGCCGCTTTTTCCCATTCCGCTTGCATCAACGGCTTAATCACGGCTTCAGGCATATAAGAGGCAAACACACGACCCGCTGCGGAATTGACCAATGGCATGATCGAACCGACCTTGGTCACGATTGAAATTGGATGGTTAGATTCAATCGATTGCACCACTAAAGGCCCTTTAGGTGACCATTTACTGATTTGAATACCACAGCCAATCTTGTTTTGTAATTCATAAATCAGGTGCTGAACCAGCTGTAATACATCGGTATGCTGGATACAGTTCAAGCCTAAACGCCATGCTTGATCACCTAAGGCATACTGACCATCAGTGAGTTGCTTGGCGTAATTCATACGAATCAGACTGACCAGATAGCGGTGTACCTTAGCAGGGTGCATATCCAGTTTGCTGGATAGGTCTTTTAATATAATGGGCTTGTTATGCTCTAAAAGGGCATTCAGTACCGCTAAACCGACCTCAAGTGATTGAACCCCACCAGATAACTTTTCTTCAATCATTCAATAACCCTTAAGCTGCGTGCTTTCACGCCGTATTTGTTGCTGTCAATCATGGACAATTTACATCCAGCACATAATGCCTGAGCAGTTGGCAAAATAGAAATCATCTTTTTAAATGAATCAAATCGGTGAATTGCATAAGCATACAATTGTTTTTAGAGAGATTGCACGCTATTTTGCTGAGCCTACTATGCCTTAAAAATATACAAAATGCTTTAAATTTAGACCATAAAAAAAGGCATTAGCATTTTACAATGCTAATGCCAAATTCATGGAACTGGATTTATGCACCGAGTTCATCTTCGTGTAAGAAATGAGTATGGTGTGGTGCACGTTTGGTGCGACTCCACTCATCCAGCATTTCTAATTTCATTTCTTCGGTAATGCGTGCAATCTTGGCATCGGCATGGACATCATTATAGGTCAATTCCAAACGGTGACCATTTGGATCGAAGAAGTAAATCGAATGGAAGATACCATGGTTGGTTACCCCTAATACCTTCACATCATTTGCTTCCAGATGCGCTTTTGCTGCCATCAGTGCATCTAAATCTTCTACTTCAAAAGCAATATGTTGTACCCATTGCGGTGTGTTTTCATCACGGCCCATATCTGGTTGAGTCGGCAGTTCAAAAAATGCCAATACATTGCCTTGGCCCGCATCTAAAAACAAATGCATGTACGGATCAAAGGCTTTGGTGGATGGCACATGGTCTTCTGCAAAGGCTAGAATGAAATCCATATGCAGCATTTTTTTGTACCATTCGACGGTTTCTTTGGCGTCTTTACAGCGATAAGCCACATGGTGAATTTTTTTAATTGCAAAGCTCATGATAAAACTCCTTTTATCTCTATTCCCAATCTGGTTGTTGTTCTGGGGTCGCATTTAAGAATGCGGGAAGGGTTAAGCAATGTTGGTAGATCGACTCAATCTTGGGGAAAGCACTTAAATCAATTTTAAAGCGCTTGGCGTTATAGACTTGAGGAATCAAACAGCAGTCGGCAAAAGTCGGCTGTGAGCCAAAACAGAATTG
This genomic stretch from Acinetobacter sp. C32I harbors:
- a CDS encoding IclR family transcriptional regulator, whose amino-acid sequence is MIEEKLSGGVQSLEVGLAVLNALLEHNKPIILKDLSSKLDMHPAKVHRYLVSLIRMNYAKQLTDGQYALGDQAWRLGLNCIQHTDVLQLVQHLIYELQNKIGCGIQISKWSPKGPLVVQSIESNHPISIVTKVGSIMPLVNSAAGRVFASYMPEAVIKPLMQAEWEKAAHNHYPIKPTDWDEFLVLKENVLQHGMSIAQGDLLVGINAVGLPIFNAHHSMEFCIVALDSEMFFSVHEGSENLELFKREVAAINQYIQTR
- a CDS encoding VOC family protein, giving the protein MSFAIKKIHHVAYRCKDAKETVEWYKKMLHMDFILAFAEDHVPSTKAFDPYMHLFLDAGQGNVLAFFELPTQPDMGRDENTPQWVQHIAFEVEDLDALMAAKAHLEANDVKVLGVTNHGIFHSIYFFDPNGHRLELTYNDVHADAKIARITEEMKLEMLDEWSRTKRAPHHTHFLHEDELGA